From a region of the Neobacillus niacini genome:
- a CDS encoding MBL fold metallo-hydrolase, translating into MKKITSNLFLYQSTCNVYVIKNGETAILIDFGNGDVLDNLYSIGVEKVSDILMTHHHRDQGQGLDRAVKEGISVWVPHVEQDLFTKVDEHWMQRVIDNNYNMRQDRFSLLHPIPTFETLKDYTKPIINGIEFMIIPTPGHTTGSITIFTDLDGKKMAFSGDLIYSPGKVWSLSATQWSYNGGEGLALSVLSLLDLKDRNPEIILPSHGKVMDDPIPAINLLIERLTDLINLRKHNPRLFQLREKPYEEITPHLLKNRTSMANLYVLISESGKALMIDFGYDTIGGIASGSDRASRRPWLYSIPALKRQYNVDEIAVVIPTHYHDDHVAGINLLQEIEGTEVWCPENFTDILEQPKNYDLPCLWYDPIKVDKILPLKKKIIWEEYELTIYEHPGHTLYAAAIYFEVDGKKILAIGDQYQEIEDVNFVYKNKFRINDYIESAELYKKLRPDMLISGHWDPVEVTEEYLQSIEEKGLALGQLHRQLLPLDEIDFGSEGFGAVIQPYQITVLDGDTFTVTVEIKNPFHDQHEAVAKMITPIGWHVENNEYRKVIAGKESIQFSTQITVPKGKKGYRERIAVDLTIGTHCFGQHAEALISIKNHR; encoded by the coding sequence ATGAAAAAAATAACGTCTAATCTTTTCTTATACCAGAGTACTTGCAATGTCTATGTGATAAAAAATGGAGAGACTGCTATATTAATTGATTTTGGAAATGGCGATGTTCTGGATAATCTTTACTCGATAGGTGTAGAAAAAGTTTCAGATATCCTTATGACCCATCACCATCGTGATCAAGGACAAGGGTTGGACCGTGCTGTGAAAGAGGGAATCAGTGTTTGGGTTCCACACGTGGAACAAGATTTATTCACAAAAGTGGACGAACATTGGATGCAGAGAGTTATTGATAATAACTATAACATGAGACAAGATCGATTTTCCTTGCTCCATCCTATCCCAACATTTGAAACATTAAAAGACTACACAAAACCGATAATAAATGGAATAGAGTTCATGATTATTCCGACACCTGGACATACAACCGGATCAATCACCATTTTCACTGACTTGGATGGGAAAAAAATGGCGTTCTCAGGCGATTTAATCTATTCACCAGGAAAAGTTTGGTCATTATCGGCAACCCAATGGTCATATAACGGTGGTGAGGGGCTGGCACTTAGTGTTCTTTCTTTGTTAGATCTAAAAGATAGGAATCCAGAGATAATCCTCCCGTCGCATGGGAAAGTAATGGATGATCCTATCCCAGCTATCAATCTATTAATTGAACGGTTAACGGATTTAATAAATTTAAGAAAGCATAATCCAAGACTTTTTCAGCTTCGAGAAAAACCATATGAAGAAATCACCCCGCATTTATTAAAGAATCGTACTAGTATGGCAAATTTATATGTTCTTATTTCTGAAAGCGGTAAAGCACTTATGATTGATTTTGGCTACGATACGATTGGCGGAATCGCCTCCGGGAGTGACCGTGCTTCTAGAAGACCATGGCTTTATTCAATTCCTGCCTTAAAAAGGCAATACAATGTTGACGAAATTGCGGTAGTGATTCCTACCCATTATCATGATGATCATGTTGCAGGTATCAATCTATTGCAAGAGATTGAAGGAACAGAGGTATGGTGTCCTGAAAACTTTACTGATATCTTAGAACAGCCAAAGAATTATGATTTACCATGTCTTTGGTACGACCCTATAAAAGTGGATAAAATTCTTCCACTGAAGAAAAAAATAATATGGGAAGAATATGAATTAACGATTTATGAACATCCAGGTCATACACTTTATGCTGCGGCAATTTACTTTGAAGTGGATGGAAAAAAGATACTAGCTATTGGGGATCAATACCAGGAAATAGAGGATGTCAATTTCGTTTATAAAAATAAGTTCCGGATTAACGACTACATAGAAAGTGCAGAATTATATAAAAAACTTAGACCGGATATGCTTATTTCTGGTCATTGGGATCCAGTGGAGGTAACGGAAGAGTACCTGCAGAGCATTGAAGAAAAAGGCTTAGCACTTGGACAGCTTCATCGACAGTTATTACCTTTAGATGAAATCGATTTCGGCTCTGAAGGCTTTGGAGCTGTTATTCAGCCATATCAAATAACCGTTTTAGATGGAGACACCTTCACTGTCACTGTTGAGATAAAAAATCCTTTCCATGATCAACATGAGGCAGTGGCAAAAATGATTACTCCAATAGGATGGCATGTAGAAAACAACGAATATCGCAAAGTTATAGCCGGTAAAGAGTCCATTCAATTTTCAACACAAATTACCGTTCCCAAAGGAAAAAAGGGTTATAGGGAACGAATTGCTGTGGATTTAACCATTGGAACCCATTGCTTTGGCCAACATGCAGAGGCGCTGATTTCTATAAAAAATCACCGGTAA
- a CDS encoding protein O-GlcNAcase: MNRSLFPIRGVVEGFYGAFYTAPERNDLLSFISEHGYNLYVYGPKNDRQHRGRWREPYPDFIMDQFAETLVLSKKLGIDFCYSIGSGVSINYASEEDFQHITTKFKAFYDIGVRTFMIMLDDIKAEFQYEQERKIFKSYGKAHVFLTNKLHNWLKSLDETCKLSICPTDYHGKAPFSDYIYEIGEGISPDVDICYTGPEICSKTITEQDTKNFANAINRKPIIWDNYPVNDLSMTSEMHIGPISGRDASLTKVSKGIIVNTMSQAEASKIALLTFADYFENPESYNPWTSWEKALKKIGGEDNYRALKIFAENSLFSCLGYPEAEKLEKLTNHALEELQAGESALISQAVNALYDYLDLLDEAGYTLKFRLTNYALRNNLLPWIELMESWAWAGRRAIAVLRALEKNEGDVMGILNWLKESAGEVENHHKRYAGKVLLPLIEYAKSKV; the protein is encoded by the coding sequence ATGAATCGTTCATTATTTCCTATTAGAGGGGTAGTCGAAGGCTTTTACGGTGCTTTTTATACTGCGCCGGAACGAAATGATTTACTATCATTTATTTCTGAGCACGGGTATAACCTATATGTTTACGGACCAAAAAATGACCGTCAGCACCGTGGAAGATGGAGAGAGCCGTATCCTGATTTTATCATGGACCAGTTTGCAGAAACCCTTGTACTTTCCAAAAAGCTTGGTATTGATTTTTGCTACAGTATCGGATCTGGAGTTTCGATTAATTATGCATCTGAAGAAGATTTTCAGCACATTACAACCAAGTTTAAAGCTTTTTATGATATCGGTGTCAGAACTTTTATGATTATGCTTGATGATATCAAAGCAGAATTTCAGTATGAGCAAGAGCGAAAAATCTTTAAAAGTTACGGAAAAGCACATGTTTTTTTAACGAATAAGCTTCACAATTGGTTGAAATCACTTGATGAAACTTGTAAATTGTCCATTTGTCCTACCGATTATCATGGAAAAGCACCGTTTAGTGATTATATATATGAGATCGGAGAGGGAATCTCCCCAGACGTTGATATTTGTTATACGGGTCCTGAAATTTGTTCGAAGACCATAACGGAACAAGATACAAAAAATTTCGCCAATGCGATTAACCGAAAGCCAATTATTTGGGATAACTACCCAGTTAATGACTTATCGATGACCAGTGAAATGCATATTGGTCCTATTAGCGGCAGAGATGCCTCGTTAACCAAGGTGAGTAAAGGTATTATTGTAAATACCATGAGTCAGGCAGAGGCCTCAAAAATTGCCTTGCTAACATTCGCTGATTACTTTGAAAATCCTGAAAGCTACAACCCATGGACCTCATGGGAGAAAGCGTTAAAAAAGATTGGCGGAGAGGATAATTATCGTGCATTAAAAATCTTTGCAGAAAACTCACTATTTTCCTGTCTTGGTTATCCAGAGGCAGAAAAACTGGAGAAACTAACAAATCACGCATTGGAAGAGCTTCAAGCTGGAGAAAGTGCTTTAATTAGCCAAGCTGTTAACGCGCTATATGATTATTTAGATTTGCTTGATGAAGCTGGTTATACGTTAAAGTTTCGATTAACAAATTATGCTTTGCGGAACAACCTATTACCTTGGATTGAATTAATGGAAAGCTGGGCCTGGGCTGGAAGGAGAGCAATTGCAGTTTTACGGGCGTTGGAGAAAAATGAAGGTGATGTTATGGGGATTCTTAACTGGTTAAAGGAGTCAGCGGGAGAAGTGGAAAATCACCATAAACGGTATGCTGGAAAGGTGCTCCTGCCATTGATAGAGTACGCCAAATCAAAAGTCTAA
- a CDS encoding class II fructose-bisphosphate aldolase: MTKEMKLKNVLTLKEALVIAEKNGYAIGSFSPRYTPMIRPVLRAGQKTNSPMIVQISQKELERYGITPTEFAEEFYTTLAEENITVPVTLHLDHTKQFSVIEEAIEAGFTSVMIDASEKELEENISISKKVVEYAHSKGVSVEAELGKIGTTDFVETDKDEELYTDPNEALKFVNETNCDALAVSVGTAHGVYNVRQPKIDIERLIAIRHLTPVHLVLHGGSGVPSEMMKEAINLPNGGVSKVNIATDLEVALLKSLAREERMTNKECKTLTPDQLETARNAVESTVVEKIQDFLGSSNQAGTFNL; this comes from the coding sequence ATGACAAAGGAAATGAAACTGAAAAATGTTCTCACCTTAAAGGAAGCATTAGTAATCGCCGAAAAAAATGGCTATGCGATTGGCTCTTTTTCACCGCGTTATACACCGATGATTCGACCTGTGCTTCGAGCAGGACAAAAAACGAACTCACCAATGATTGTTCAAATCTCACAAAAGGAATTGGAAAGATACGGCATTACGCCGACAGAATTTGCCGAAGAGTTCTACACAACTTTGGCTGAGGAAAATATTACTGTACCGGTTACATTGCATCTTGACCATACCAAGCAATTTTCAGTTATTGAAGAAGCAATCGAAGCTGGTTTTACTTCTGTCATGATCGATGCATCAGAAAAGGAGCTTGAGGAAAATATTTCGATCTCTAAAAAGGTGGTTGAATATGCTCATTCTAAAGGGGTATCGGTGGAAGCGGAATTAGGGAAAATTGGAACAACTGATTTTGTGGAAACGGATAAAGATGAGGAACTGTATACGGACCCTAATGAAGCATTGAAATTTGTAAATGAGACAAATTGTGACGCACTAGCTGTCTCTGTTGGTACGGCACATGGTGTTTATAATGTTAGACAGCCAAAAATAGATATTGAGAGATTAATAGCTATTCGCCATCTTACACCAGTTCATTTAGTCCTTCATGGAGGTTCAGGGGTTCCATCAGAGATGATGAAAGAGGCGATTAACCTTCCAAACGGCGGTGTTAGTAAAGTAAATATTGCTACTGATTTAGAAGTTGCATTACTAAAGTCTCTGGCACGAGAAGAAAGAATGACAAATAAGGAATGTAAAACGTTAACACCTGATCAATTAGAGACTGCTAGGAATGCAGTAGAAAGTACGGTAGTGGAAAAAATTCAAGACTTTTTGGGCAGTTCAAATCAAGCTGGTACATTTAATCTCTAA
- a CDS encoding carbohydrate ABC transporter permease: protein MRNPSKKSSSYFKSAKTRKKISQTIITFLLLLGSVIILFPVWWMFATSLKSMTEIMQYPPTFIPKEWHFENYLDTWKAAPFTGYLLNTLFITVCVVFGNVVANSFIAYGFAKIRFKGRNFLFAAVLATMMIPGFVTMIPHYVMYSKLGWLNTYLPLIVPSFFGSAFFIFLLRQFFLTIPNELIEAAKIDGANHFYIWLKIMVPLAKPAIATVAIFSFNGAWNDFLGPILYITDESFYTLQIGLQVFKGQLETQWNYLMAGSLLVLLPVVILFFIFQRYFIEGMNLTAGSKG, encoded by the coding sequence ATGAGAAATCCATCCAAAAAAAGCTCTTCATACTTCAAAAGTGCAAAAACTCGTAAAAAGATTTCACAAACCATTATCACATTCCTCCTCTTGCTTGGAAGTGTGATCATTCTTTTTCCTGTATGGTGGATGTTTGCGACTTCTCTGAAAAGCATGACAGAAATTATGCAGTATCCGCCTACTTTTATACCTAAGGAATGGCATTTTGAAAATTATCTTGATACATGGAAAGCGGCTCCGTTCACTGGTTATTTATTGAATACATTATTTATTACAGTATGTGTTGTATTTGGAAACGTAGTAGCAAACTCATTCATCGCATATGGATTTGCTAAAATTCGCTTCAAGGGCCGCAATTTCTTATTCGCAGCAGTACTTGCAACAATGATGATTCCTGGTTTCGTAACGATGATTCCACATTACGTTATGTATTCTAAATTAGGATGGCTAAATACTTATCTTCCATTAATTGTCCCATCCTTCTTTGGGAGTGCCTTTTTCATCTTTTTACTCCGTCAATTCTTTTTAACAATTCCTAATGAATTAATTGAGGCAGCCAAAATTGATGGTGCAAACCATTTTTACATTTGGTTAAAAATTATGGTTCCACTTGCGAAACCAGCGATTGCCACCGTTGCCATTTTCTCTTTTAATGGTGCCTGGAATGATTTCTTAGGACCAATACTCTATATAACTGATGAATCGTTCTATACTTTACAAATAGGTCTTCAAGTATTTAAAGGACAGCTTGAAACACAATGGAATTATTTAATGGCCGGATCTTTACTTGTTTTGCTGCCAGTAGTTATTCTCTTCTTCATTTTCCAAAGATATTTCATCGAAGGAATGAATTTAACGGCTGGGTCCAAGGGATAA
- a CDS encoding carbohydrate ABC transporter permease produces METQVTTEVRTDTKTNKVKKRKMSLEKKEGLQGYIFIAPWLIGFLVLTAGPMLFSLYASFTNYDITSRMDFIGLKNYIRMFTNDDLFWISLKNTLYYVAISVPITTAGAVLLAVLLNQGVRGMRIYRTIYYLPAVLSGVGVYLLWMQLLNPSSGLVNTVLAWIGITGPAWLFDPNWTKPALILMKLWSLGGGMLLYLASLQGVSNSLYEAAELDGANSFRKFVHITLPMITPVIFFDLVTSLIGGFQVFQEAYVMTTGGTGGPANSLVFFNLHMFNKAFKVFDMGYAMAMSWILFVVVLIITLINLKLAPRWVHYEGDDQK; encoded by the coding sequence ATGGAAACCCAAGTTACGACAGAAGTTCGTACAGATACCAAAACAAACAAAGTTAAAAAAAGAAAAATGTCCCTTGAGAAAAAAGAAGGGTTACAAGGATATATTTTTATAGCTCCATGGTTGATTGGTTTTCTAGTCTTAACTGCTGGTCCAATGTTGTTTTCGTTATACGCCAGTTTTACGAATTATGATATCACATCTCGGATGGATTTTATTGGGTTGAAAAATTATATTCGAATGTTTACCAATGACGACCTATTTTGGATTTCTTTAAAAAATACTTTATACTATGTTGCGATTTCGGTTCCAATTACAACAGCTGGCGCGGTGTTATTAGCTGTTTTGTTAAACCAGGGAGTACGTGGGATGAGAATCTATCGAACGATCTATTATCTCCCTGCCGTTTTATCTGGGGTAGGTGTTTATCTATTATGGATGCAATTATTAAATCCAAGTTCGGGTCTTGTTAATACAGTATTAGCTTGGATTGGAATAACAGGTCCTGCCTGGCTATTTGATCCAAACTGGACGAAACCAGCATTGATTTTAATGAAGCTTTGGAGTCTTGGCGGGGGAATGCTTTTATATCTTGCTAGTTTACAAGGGGTTTCAAATTCATTGTATGAGGCAGCAGAGTTAGATGGAGCCAATAGTTTTCGAAAGTTTGTACATATTACTTTGCCGATGATAACTCCAGTCATTTTCTTTGACCTAGTTACAAGTTTAATTGGAGGATTCCAGGTGTTTCAGGAAGCTTATGTAATGACCACAGGTGGCACCGGAGGACCGGCCAATTCCCTGGTATTCTTTAACCTGCACATGTTTAATAAAGCATTTAAAGTTTTTGATATGGGATATGCAATGGCGATGTCATGGATACTATTCGTTGTTGTATTAATTATTACATTAATTAATTTAAAATTAGCTCCGCGTTGGGTCCACTATGAAGGAGATGATCAAAAATGA
- a CDS encoding ABC transporter substrate-binding protein, producing MKSFKKSFSLLLVLVLSLVTFLSACAGTDKTSTETASKSGGSKDGVVEIDFWTFWGSEIRRPIIEKIIDDFNKSQDKIHVKHTYLPFGDIWTKELAAVAAGNPPDVIINDINAVRQRAEKNQVESLEEFSKKDPGLKDQYFPELWNAVTTEEGVPFALPFNTDTRLLFWNKDIFKEVGLDPETPPKTWEELKEFARKIDQKNGNRYNRLGFLPRHGINSDVWMINATGEGYWDYKAGKPTINDEKAVKALEWVYDYEQHYGDDVINAFKAEFGENQADPFVAGKLGMAVQSATSYTKIRDYGNGMNFGVAPMPEMEPGSGNTSWGGGFVAEIPKGSKHKEAAYEFIKYLTGPEAQEYWAVKNFDNVANIEAAEKAANSSVLSEADQHVYKAAVENMKDTILTPFPLEAPDYINLINPELDQALLGQKTSKKALDDAQKAVEKLVESTK from the coding sequence ATGAAAAGCTTTAAAAAATCTTTTTCACTTCTACTTGTTCTAGTATTAAGCTTAGTAACTTTTCTAAGTGCATGTGCTGGAACAGACAAGACATCAACTGAGACAGCAAGTAAAAGTGGCGGCTCAAAAGATGGAGTAGTAGAAATCGACTTTTGGACATTTTGGGGATCTGAAATTCGCAGACCGATTATTGAGAAAATCATTGATGACTTTAATAAGTCTCAAGACAAAATCCATGTAAAGCATACATATCTTCCTTTTGGGGATATCTGGACTAAAGAGCTTGCTGCAGTGGCTGCCGGTAATCCGCCGGATGTAATAATTAACGATATTAATGCGGTTAGACAACGTGCAGAGAAAAATCAAGTTGAAAGTTTAGAAGAATTCTCTAAGAAAGATCCAGGCCTTAAAGATCAATACTTCCCAGAACTATGGAATGCGGTTACAACCGAGGAGGGAGTTCCCTTTGCATTGCCTTTCAATACAGATACTCGCTTGCTTTTCTGGAACAAGGATATTTTTAAAGAAGTTGGGCTAGATCCTGAGACACCGCCTAAAACATGGGAGGAGTTAAAGGAATTTGCCCGAAAAATTGATCAAAAAAATGGAAACCGTTATAACCGCCTTGGGTTTTTACCAAGACATGGGATTAACTCTGATGTTTGGATGATAAATGCCACTGGAGAAGGTTATTGGGATTATAAAGCTGGTAAACCAACCATTAACGATGAGAAAGCTGTAAAAGCACTTGAATGGGTTTATGATTATGAACAGCATTATGGCGATGATGTTATCAATGCGTTTAAGGCTGAATTTGGTGAAAATCAAGCAGATCCATTTGTTGCTGGCAAACTTGGTATGGCAGTACAATCTGCAACTTCTTACACAAAAATCCGTGACTACGGTAATGGAATGAATTTTGGTGTTGCACCAATGCCTGAAATGGAACCAGGAAGTGGAAATACATCTTGGGGCGGAGGATTTGTAGCGGAAATTCCAAAGGGTTCAAAACATAAGGAAGCAGCTTATGAATTTATCAAATATTTAACCGGTCCAGAAGCTCAAGAGTATTGGGCAGTTAAAAACTTTGACAATGTTGCAAACATAGAAGCTGCAGAAAAAGCAGCAAATAGTTCAGTATTATCTGAAGCGGATCAGCACGTATATAAAGCTGCTGTTGAGAATATGAAAGATACCATTTTAACACCATTTCCATTAGAAGCACCTGATTATATTAATTTAATCAACCCTGAATTGGATCAAGCCTTATTAGGACAAAAAACTTCTAAGAAAGCTTTGGATGACGCCCAAAAGGCAGTCGAAAAATTAGTAGAAAGCACAAAATAA
- a CDS encoding YesL family protein, whose translation MGKKAIFFIIEWIWRLSWVNCLWLLFSVPVITIIPSTFAMYSVMMQLVKGEEDIDILPAFLKAFKKYLIKSFPLGIPLALIGVFLYTDLMILKDQTENIMLMLRYSIMILTVLFMPIAFYSISVFVEYETSWYKALSLAFILVMKRPFMVLFIVCGIVGSFVLFLFSTGIGILFFGSLCALFTTKGVVSGLEKAQ comes from the coding sequence ATGGGCAAAAAGGCAATATTTTTTATCATAGAGTGGATTTGGCGGCTATCGTGGGTAAATTGTTTATGGCTGCTATTTTCTGTTCCTGTCATTACCATCATTCCTTCAACCTTTGCCATGTATTCCGTTATGATGCAACTTGTAAAAGGAGAAGAGGATATTGATATATTACCTGCATTCTTGAAAGCATTTAAAAAATATTTAATAAAAAGTTTTCCACTGGGTATACCGTTAGCGCTTATTGGTGTGTTTCTATATACCGATTTAATGATATTAAAGGATCAAACAGAAAACATCATGTTAATGCTGAGGTATTCCATCATGATCCTAACGGTTTTATTTATGCCTATTGCTTTTTATAGTATTTCAGTTTTTGTAGAATACGAGACTTCATGGTATAAAGCGTTATCACTTGCATTTATTCTTGTAATGAAAAGACCATTTATGGTGTTATTTATAGTTTGTGGGATTGTGGGGTCTTTTGTGTTGTTTTTGTTTTCAACAGGAATCGGAATATTGTTTTTTGGGAGTTTGTGTGCATTATTTACGACAAAAGGGGTAGTTTCGGGTTTAGAAAAGGCTCAATAG
- a CDS encoding AraC family transcriptional regulator translates to MYVEHLHLQRSFAFCRVWGSDEEHDLHIHDCLEIGVVLKNELEYKFNNQTYIGRPGDVFLCRPIEPHWSYAQPEKPFECILVLFTPSVVRKIPEGNQLLKPFYTAHGVHPLIPAETSSAKAIRKAAESAMKAQEMGKGAWVTYQYMHLIDILLQVDQFSKVFETTTPAKLPSSEIVEVVGYMLEHYQKPLDSEILSWQAGMGRTMFYKEFRRLTGLSPAEFLNRLRIQNAMDLLRSTNKSMIDLAYASGFQSLSTFNKQFKRFTGLSPREYRKLD, encoded by the coding sequence ATGTATGTGGAACACTTGCATTTACAGCGATCCTTTGCATTTTGCCGTGTATGGGGGTCGGATGAAGAGCATGATTTGCATATTCATGACTGTCTAGAAATAGGGGTAGTCCTAAAAAATGAGCTTGAATATAAGTTTAACAATCAGACTTATATCGGTAGACCAGGAGACGTGTTCTTGTGCCGTCCCATTGAACCGCATTGGAGTTACGCGCAGCCTGAAAAACCATTTGAGTGTATTTTAGTTCTATTTACTCCTTCTGTTGTACGTAAAATCCCGGAAGGAAACCAATTGCTCAAGCCCTTCTATACGGCACATGGAGTTCATCCTTTAATTCCTGCTGAGACAAGTTCCGCCAAAGCTATAAGGAAGGCAGCGGAATCTGCGATGAAAGCGCAAGAGATGGGAAAGGGTGCATGGGTAACTTATCAGTACATGCATTTAATCGATATTCTATTGCAAGTAGACCAATTTTCCAAAGTATTCGAAACTACTACTCCAGCAAAATTACCATCTTCTGAAATTGTAGAAGTAGTGGGTTATATGCTGGAACATTATCAGAAACCACTTGATTCAGAAATTCTCTCCTGGCAGGCAGGAATGGGAAGAACCATGTTTTATAAGGAATTCCGCAGATTAACAGGATTAAGTCCAGCCGAATTTCTTAACCGTCTGCGGATACAAAATGCAATGGACCTGCTGCGTTCCACAAATAAAAGTATGATCGACCTCGCTTACGCAAGCGGATTTCAGTCTTTAAGCACTTTCAACAAGCAATTTAAACGATTTACGGGGCTTTCCCCCAGGGAGTATCGCAAGCTGGATTAA
- a CDS encoding Gfo/Idh/MocA family protein: MRLYIIGAGVIGRTHAEAAQKLPESIQLRIADSNPNTLTDFCNQFPEAIGFTDAEEMLRFESAHEDDIVIVATPPIAHFSPTKLSLESRRHVLCEKPLAMNSSEAEEMFQLADKEKRYLGCCSVRFKGMPHMETVKEVIRSGCLGDIYHATFVNKWNRSRSGIEYQSSSRWFLDSKQSGGGVLMDWGPYDFSTLHDILMPNVIEFHTAWISKPITEIDPSDTPFNVETHVGASMTFYSDHHQIHVHYERASCTHGEEYVRAEIEGTLGSVTWTPFDSRQPVFRRYDQNGQIVVEQVVTAPRSEFTIFDNPLLHFYRKVKGLESFANVNEQALKNFLCIRSLYSVAQTGQKQTINMNQKGVTL; the protein is encoded by the coding sequence ATGAGACTTTATATTATTGGTGCAGGCGTAATCGGGCGTACCCATGCTGAAGCCGCGCAAAAACTTCCCGAATCTATTCAGCTGCGAATAGCAGATTCAAATCCTAATACTCTAACAGATTTTTGCAATCAGTTTCCCGAGGCAATCGGTTTCACAGATGCTGAAGAAATGTTACGCTTTGAATCAGCACATGAAGATGATATTGTCATCGTTGCAACTCCACCAATTGCACATTTCAGTCCTACTAAACTATCTTTAGAATCTCGCCGCCATGTCCTTTGTGAGAAACCATTGGCGATGAACTCTTCTGAAGCCGAAGAAATGTTTCAGCTTGCAGATAAGGAGAAACGCTACCTTGGATGCTGCAGCGTTCGATTTAAAGGAATGCCCCATATGGAGACAGTCAAAGAAGTCATTCGCTCGGGTTGTTTAGGAGATATTTATCATGCAACGTTTGTAAACAAGTGGAATAGAAGTCGATCAGGAATTGAATATCAATCTTCAAGCCGCTGGTTTTTAGATTCAAAGCAAAGCGGAGGAGGCGTTTTAATGGATTGGGGACCTTATGACTTTTCCACTTTACATGACATACTCATGCCCAATGTGATTGAATTCCATACTGCATGGATTTCAAAGCCAATAACCGAAATTGACCCAAGCGATACGCCTTTTAACGTTGAAACACATGTTGGAGCATCAATGACCTTCTATTCCGATCACCATCAAATCCACGTTCATTACGAACGTGCTTCTTGTACTCACGGTGAGGAGTATGTAAGAGCTGAAATTGAAGGTACACTCGGCTCCGTAACATGGACACCATTTGATTCACGGCAGCCAGTCTTCCGCCGATATGATCAGAACGGACAAATTGTGGTGGAACAGGTAGTAACCGCTCCAAGAAGCGAGTTCACGATTTTTGATAATCCACTCCTTCATTTTTATCGGAAAGTAAAAGGTCTTGAATCGTTTGCCAATGTTAATGAACAAGCACTAAAAAACTTTCTTTGTATAAGATCACTATATTCTGTCGCACAAACCGGACAAAAACAGACGATTAACATGAATCAGAAGGGGGTCACACTGTGA
- a CDS encoding sugar phosphate isomerase/epimerase family protein, with protein sequence MNIKGFSSNMYGWVERWKKDNKQPRWEEIFSACAEAGLDAVEIDADHEKLKMARSFGLAVSASYVGLPLHVPFNHLEFEQTVLPFAERLASAGGSDLLLNADPINWKTPAAKTEDDFKQQGENLAIISEIVKPMSVKVCLHNHAADHHNANGDLRSVIDYSDQSVGLCVDMGWAHVAGCNPIEWVNTYPERIFAFHFRNQNGKVPTEDLLDGEIDITAMLKSAAAANYNGWLALELWHPPSTQPKRTMTEDVKRSISYLKELIPAFTK encoded by the coding sequence GTGAACATAAAAGGATTTTCATCCAATATGTATGGATGGGTTGAACGTTGGAAAAAAGACAACAAGCAACCAAGATGGGAAGAGATCTTTTCAGCCTGTGCAGAGGCAGGTCTCGATGCGGTAGAAATTGATGCTGACCATGAGAAACTAAAGATGGCACGTTCCTTTGGGCTCGCAGTCTCTGCCTCTTATGTAGGCCTCCCATTACATGTCCCATTTAATCATTTAGAATTTGAACAAACTGTTTTACCGTTTGCTGAACGTTTAGCATCAGCAGGTGGTTCTGATTTACTGTTAAATGCGGACCCCATTAACTGGAAAACCCCAGCTGCAAAAACGGAAGATGATTTCAAGCAGCAGGGTGAAAATTTAGCCATTATTTCCGAAATAGTAAAACCAATGAGTGTAAAGGTTTGTTTGCACAATCATGCAGCAGATCATCATAATGCAAATGGAGACCTCAGATCTGTCATCGATTATTCAGATCAATCTGTAGGGCTATGTGTAGATATGGGCTGGGCCCATGTAGCTGGCTGTAACCCAATTGAGTGGGTCAATACGTATCCAGAACGGATATTTGCTTTTCATTTCCGTAATCAAAATGGTAAGGTGCCAACAGAAGACTTATTAGATGGTGAAATAGATATAACCGCCATGCTAAAATCCGCTGCAGCAGCTAATTATAATGGGTGGTTGGCACTAGAGCTTTGGCATCCGCCAAGTACTCAACCTAAACGAACTATGACAGAAGATGTAAAACGTTCCATCAGCTATCTAAAAGAACTGATTCCAGCATTTACAAAATAA